GGACCGGATCGTGGACATCTTCATGAAGCGGCTGCGGATCAAGGCGGCCGGTCCCGAGCAGAAGGTCGGCGAGCTCTCCGGCGGCAACCAGCAGAAGGTGCTGCTGGCCCGCTGGCTGTGCCTGGAGCCCAAGGTGCTGCTGCTGGACGAGCCCACCCGGGGCATCGACGTCGGTGCCAAGGCCGAGGTCCAGGCCCTGATCGACGAACTCGCCCAGGAGGGACTGGCCGTGCTGCTGATCTCCTCGGACATCGAGGAGCTGATCGAGGGCGCCGACCGGCTCCTGGTGCTGCGCGGCGGCGCGGTCGCCGGCGAGCTGACCGGTGAGCGGGTGACCGAGGAGGACCTGCTGGCCGTCCTCGCGGACCACGCCCCCGCCGCCCCCGCCGCCCACTCCCCGAGTGCCCCCGCCACCGTCGCCACCCACTCCCCCGCTTCCGGCTCCACCGCCCCCGACGGCCAGGACGGCCCGCGATGACCCACGCTCCCCTCTCCCTGCCCCGGACGGCTCCGGTCCGACCGGACGTCACCCGGCTGCTGCAGCAGTACGGCGTCTACCTCGCCGTGGCCGTGCTGCTGCTGTTCAACGCGCTCTTCACCGAGCACTTCCTGACCGTCGCCAACCTGCGCACGCAGCTCGTCCAGGTCGCCCCGGTCGTCATCGTGGCGCTCGGCATGGCGCTGGTGATCGGCACCGAGGGTGTCGACCTGTCGGTCGGCTCGACCATGGCGCTGGCCGGCTCGCTGCTGCCGCTCTACCTGGGGTACGGCCTGGTGCCGGCCCTGTTGGTGGCCCTGCTCGCCGGTGTGCTGGTCGGCCTGGTCAACGGCTCGCTGGTCTCCCTGGTCGGGCTCCAGCCGATCGTGGCCACGCTGGCGCTGTTCGTCGGCGGCCGGGGCCTGGCCCTGGTGATCGCCGACGGGCGCCTCAAGCAGATCGAGAACACCGATCTGCTCGGGCTCGGCACCGACGACGTCCTGGGCGTCCCGGTGGTCGTGCTGATCGCCGGGGTGCTCGCGCTCGCCGTCGCGTTCCTCGTGCAACGCACCACCTTCGGGCGGCAGTTGGTCGCGGTCGGCGGCAACCGGGCGGCCGCGGCGCTGGCCGGACTGCCGGTACGCCGGGTGCTGATCGGGGTGTACGTGCTGTGCGGCGTGCTCGCCGCGCTGGCCGGTGTGCTGGCGACCGCCCGGCTGACCGCGAGCGATCCGTCCGCGCTCGGCAACCTGATGGAACTCTCCGCGATCACCGCCGTGGTGGTCGGCGGCACCCCGCTCACCGGCGGATCGATCCGGGTACTGGGCACGGTGACCGGCGCGCTGCTGATGCAGCTGCTGCACGCCACCCTGGTCAGCCACAACCTGCACGACTCCACCGCCCAGATGGCGCAGGCCGCCATCATCCTCGTCGCCGTCTATGTCGCCCGGGAGCGTCGATCCCGATGAACCTGATCTCCACCGCCTCCACCGCCTCCACCCCACGGGCGGGCGCACTGCCCGCCGGTTCCGTCACCCGGGCCGCCGCCCTGCTGCGCCGTCAGGGCGTGCTGGCCGTACTGCTGCTGGTCGTCGTGGTCTCCTCGTTCGTCTTCCCGGCCTTCGCCAGCCTGGACAACGCCCGGGGCATCACCGTGCAGGTCTCGTTCCTGTCCATCGTCGCCCTCGGTATGACCATGGTGATCATCACCGGCGGCATCGACCTCTCGGTCGGCTCGGTCTTCGCACTCGGCGGCGTGCTGGCCGCCTGGGCCTCCCAGTGGGGCGCCGTACCGGCGCTGTTGGTACCGCTCGTGGTCTGCGGCGCGATCGGCGCGGTCAACGGCCTGCTGGT
The sequence above is drawn from the Kitasatospora sp. NBC_00315 genome and encodes:
- a CDS encoding ABC transporter permease, translated to MTHAPLSLPRTAPVRPDVTRLLQQYGVYLAVAVLLLFNALFTEHFLTVANLRTQLVQVAPVVIVALGMALVIGTEGVDLSVGSTMALAGSLLPLYLGYGLVPALLVALLAGVLVGLVNGSLVSLVGLQPIVATLALFVGGRGLALVIADGRLKQIENTDLLGLGTDDVLGVPVVVLIAGVLALAVAFLVQRTTFGRQLVAVGGNRAAAALAGLPVRRVLIGVYVLCGVLAALAGVLATARLTASDPSALGNLMELSAITAVVVGGTPLTGGSIRVLGTVTGALLMQLLHATLVSHNLHDSTAQMAQAAIILVAVYVARERRSR